The proteins below come from a single Serinus canaria isolate serCan28SL12 chromosome 6, serCan2020, whole genome shotgun sequence genomic window:
- the LOC115485561 gene encoding uncharacterized protein LOC115485561 isoform X1 encodes MEALRRPALAEDAVRYRLLAAAGPGGEALLRLNWPWCASARSWPRTCGSGSRSACATCRAAVRARRTWVALRCSGITWRMSGSLCTCCGRSPGSSRGWQPVTGMSLCCIEFQVYMAQSNVGRSFSSHRRGVSSVGAATSESAGPDSGAEAAELAALDVDMNLVANLLESYRAQAGLAGPTSNILQSLGVNLPESTELSGS; translated from the exons ATGGAGGCGCTGCGGCGGCCGGCGCTGGCCGAGGACGCGGTGCGGTACCGCCTGTTGGCGGCGGCGGGCCCGGGCGGCGAGGCGCTGCTGCGGCTGAACTGGCCCTGGTGCGCTTCGGCCCGCTCCTGGCCTCGTACGTGTGGCAGCGGCAGCCGCTCGGCCTGCGCTACGTGCCGCGCCGCG GTGAGAGCCCGGCGCACTTGGGTGGCACTACGGTGTTCGGGGATAACGTGGAGGATGAGTGGTTCATTGTGTACCTGCTGCGGCAGATCACCAGGGAGTTcccggggctggcagccag TTACAGGAATGTCCCTTTGCTGTATTGAGTTCCAAGTGTACATGGCACAGAGCAACGTTGGGAGAAGtttcagcagccacaggagaggG GTgagttctgttggagcagcCACGTCTGAGAGTGCTGGCCCTGATtctggagctgaggctgctgagctggcagccctggatgtGGACATGAACCTGGTGGCAAACCTGCTGGAGTCCTacagagcccaggctggcctGGCAGGACCCACCTCGAACATTTTACAGAGCCTGGGGGTGAATTTAcctgagagcacagagctctctggcagctga
- the LOC127059770 gene encoding killer cell lectin-like receptor subfamily G member 2: MSGKPQRRARFGRTRSRSVRSARLSSPVDFFLARLLSGQEPRCRRGAPHALPPRSLAPFPPGGGSVSLPQAEPKPRPQPGSEGPVEPAAVPAEPRRWQCRERSGGGERPVRVTPQWRRHPERGGAAAELGGGSSPGCHQRRSEAVPEADLPKALSALLMSPEQGADGSRQRDSGYEQDESEFCAIPGAANESQHLQEGPAAEVELLPGVQEVTWHQQGDAPCERAVSADVENGFCTRDGSVREPLGPQGTSATNNEHKRNLRRLLGEWFRSHPVLMDVLILLVLLVLALGVALAVQSATQVPITPATLPSFLGCPPGWVGYNGVCYYFSRDYSTWEQGQERCSQLNASLAIAKDEEAMDLLFRLRGNGDFWLGLRRRGERLQWEDGSSYSSRVPVLGNSQCVYLADENRLKSEFCSNERPYVCSKAQAPL; the protein is encoded by the exons CCTGTGGACTTTTTCCTAGCACGGCTTTTGTCGGGACAAGAGCCTCGGTGCCGCCGCGGCGCGCCACACGCTTTGCCGCCCCGCTCGCTCGCTCCTTTCCCTCCTGGTGGCGGCTCGGTCTCGCTGCCGCAGGCTGAGCCGAAACCCCGCCCGCAGCCCGGCTCTGAGGGGCCGGTGGAACCGGCGGCAGTGCCCGCGGAGCCGCGCCGGTGGCAGTGCCGggagcggagcggcggcggTGAGCGGCCCGTTCGTGTCACTCCGCAGTGGCGGCGGCACCcggagcgcggcggggcggcggcggagcTCGGAGGCGGCTCCAGCCCAG GGTGCCATCAGCGCAGATCTGAAGCTGTTCCCGAGGCCGATCTCCCAAAGGCTTTGTCGGCACTCCTGATGTCTCCGGAGCAAGGTGCTGATGGTTCCAGACAGAGAGATTCCGGCTATGAGCAGGACGAGAGTGAATTCTGCGCCATTCCTGGAGCTGCAAATGAgtcccagcatctccaggaggGACCAGCAGCCGAGGTTGAACTCTTGCCTGGGGTGCAAGAAGTCACTTGGCATCAGCAGGGGGATGCCCCTTGTGAGCGTGCAGTGAGTGCAGATGTGGAGAACGGATTCTGCACCAGGGATGGCAGTGTGAGGGAGCCCCTGGGTCCTCAGGGCACATCAGCAACCaacaatgaacacaaaaggAACCTCAGAAGATTGCTGG GTGAATGGTTCAGGTCCCATCCCGTGCTCATGGATGTTCTGATTCTGCTGGTCCTCCTGGTGCTGGCTTTGGGGGTGGCCTTGGCTGTGCAGTCAG CAACACAGGTTCCAATTACACCTGCGACTCTGCCATCATTTCTGGGCTGTCCCCCTGGCTGGGTTGGGTACAATGGGGTCTGCTACTACTTCTCAAGGGATTACAGCACCTGGGAGCAGGGTCAGGAACGGTGCTCCCAGCTCAATGCCTCCCTGGCCATTGCCAAGGATGAGGAGGCCATG GATTTGCTCTTCCGCCTCCGCGGGAACGGCGATTTCTGGCTCGGGCTGCGCAGACGGGGCGAGCGCCTGCAGTGGGAGGACGGCAGCAGCTACAGCTCCCG ggttCCTGTCCTCGGCAATTCCCAGTGTGTGTACCTGGCTGACGAAAATAGATTGAAGAGTGAGTTCTGCTCCAATGAGCGGCCATATGTCTGCAGCAAGGCCCAAGCTCCCCTGTAA
- the LOC115485561 gene encoding uncharacterized protein LOC115485561 isoform X2 encodes MEALRRPALAEDAVRYRLLAAAGPGGEALLRLNWPWCASARSWPRTCGSGSRSACATCRAAVRARRTWVALRCSGITWRMSGSLCTCCGRSPGSSRGWQPEAADFLPKRLNPENSENRLQECPFAVLSSKCTWHRATLGEVSAATGEG; translated from the exons ATGGAGGCGCTGCGGCGGCCGGCGCTGGCCGAGGACGCGGTGCGGTACCGCCTGTTGGCGGCGGCGGGCCCGGGCGGCGAGGCGCTGCTGCGGCTGAACTGGCCCTGGTGCGCTTCGGCCCGCTCCTGGCCTCGTACGTGTGGCAGCGGCAGCCGCTCGGCCTGCGCTACGTGCCGCGCCGCG GTGAGAGCCCGGCGCACTTGGGTGGCACTACGGTGTTCGGGGATAACGTGGAGGATGAGTGGTTCATTGTGTACCTGCTGCGGCAGATCACCAGGGAGTTcccggggctggcagccag AAGCTGCTGATTTTCTCCCAAAGCGGCTCAACCCTGAGAACAGTGAAAACAGG TTACAGGAATGTCCCTTTGCTGTATTGAGTTCCAAGTGTACATGGCACAGAGCAACGTTGGGAGAAGtttcagcagccacaggagaggG GTga